From the genome of Aspergillus chevalieri M1 DNA, chromosome 8, nearly complete sequence, one region includes:
- a CDS encoding PH domain protein (COG:T;~EggNog:ENOG410PI3A;~InterPro:IPR043453,IPR001849,IPR027267,IPR011993) has product MSTPTSPTATLPTRSSTIRSTTTETATRRTSVSDDEAIPDSDSSETTNLLVERLRAWKHMCGYLEDYISVTAKVQKSQSKDYEKILKSVNDPLKEGHHFSQSTGGIASLFENIRSNTQGIVNMHLDTEKNLKGSVLPVLERLHKEIKAKGKEVQSGASKGAKAVDKARSVTQKHIELLAQQVASFDAAAGNKIEHSHDPYMLRRGVNHRLNKQVIEENNNRQDIIAVQNNFQQFEAHVIQTAQGALEQFFTFMGGQLDRQKNMYADILGSAQRVPPDFEWVNFMTRNDHVLVNPDAPPRSLSNITFPNQDHRATKALIEGSLERKSRAMIKGYNSGYYVVSPARYLHEFKDDDDFRRDPAPELSLYLPDCIIGAIDGSKFSVKGKDVSGSKVGNAFHTTTELQFKAHTPSDAEKWWTVIKDATRGPTHVNTSASAASTPASPAVTTPATPAAEGSAAATPAENHPPAYSEKNGEQAGAAAADTPSLDTKAATESQAPAQTPTSPAPTTGSGNGHFHMGPGGSAVGEGEKKA; this is encoded by the exons aTGTCGACTCCTACCAGTCCCACAGCTACCCTCCCCACTCGTTCCTCGACCATCCGCAGCACCACTACCGAGACGGCCACCCGTCGGACGTCCGTGAGTGACGATGAGGCGATCCCGGATTCGGACAGCAGTGAG ACGACAAACCTGCTCGTCGAACGTCTCCGGGCTTGGAAGCACATGTGCGGATACTTGGAGGACTATATTAGTGTGACGGCCAAGGTGCAGAAGTCGCAGTCGAAGGACTATGAGAAGATCCTCAAG TCTGTCAACGACCCCTTGAAAGAGGGACATCATTTCTCTCAGAGCACCGGCGGTATCGCGAGTCTGTTCGAAAACATCCGGTCCAACACTCAGGGAATTGTGAATATGCACCTGGACACCGAGAAGAACCTCAAGGGCTCCGTGCTTCCCGTTCTCGAGCGTCTGCATAAGGAAATCAAGGCCAAGGGAAAGGAGGTGCAGAGCGGTGCCTCCAAGGGTGCCAAGGCCGTCGACAAGGCTCGTAGTGTCACCCAGAAGCATATCGAGCTGCTGGCCCAGCAGGTGGCATCTTTCGATGCGGCGGCCGGAAACAAGATTGAGCATTCTCATGATCCCTACATGTTGCGTCGGGGTGTCAACCACCGCCTGAACAAACAGGTCATCGAGGAGAACAACAACCGCCAGGACATCATCGCAGTGCAAAACAATTTCCAGCAGTTCGAAGCACACGTCATCCAGACCGCCCAGGGCGCTCTCGAGCAGTTTTTCACATTCATGGGCGGCCAGCTCGACCGCCAGAAGAACATGTACGCCGACATCTTGGGCTCCGCCCAGCGCGTACCCCCCGACTTCGAATGGGTCAACTTCATGACCCGCAACGACCACGTCCTCGTCAACCCCGACGCCCCTCCCCGCTCCCTCTCCAACATCACCTTCCCCAACCAAGATCACCGCGCCACCAAAGCGCTCATCGAGGGCTCCCTCGAACGCAAGTCCCGCGCCATGATCAAGGGCTACAACTCAGGCTACTATGTCGTGTCTCCAGCACGCTACCTGCACGAATTTAAAGACGACGACGACTTCCGCCGCGACCCCGCCCCCGAACTCTCCCTCTACCTTCCCGACTGCATCATCGGCGCCATCGACGGCAGCAAGTTCAGCGTCAAGGGCAAAGACGTCTCCGGCAGCAAGGTCGGAAACGCCTTCCACACCACCACCGAACTCCAATTCAAAGCCCACACCCCCTCCGACGCTGAGAAATGGTGGACCGTCATCAAGGACGCTACCCGCGGCCCTACCCACGTCAACACCTCCGCCAGCGCAGCCAGCACCCCTGCTTCCCCCGCCGTAACAACACCCGCCACCCCCGCTGCTGAGGGCAGCGCCGCTGCTACTCCTGCAGAGAACCACCCGCCCGCCTACAGCGAGAAGAACGGCGAGCAAGCCggtgctgctgccgctgatACTCCCTCGCTCGACACCAAGGCTGCTACGGAGTCTCAGGCTCCTGCTCAGACGCCCACCTCGCCGGCTCCTACTACAGGCTCTGGTAATGGACATTTCCACATGGGTCCTGGAGGTAGCGCTGTTGGAGAGGGTGAGAAGAAGGCTTAA
- a CDS encoding putative C6 transcription factor (COG:K;~EggNog:ENOG410PWBZ): protein MSGSCGVSANTPAEPVPRDGSVIERRPDSAHPWSQTIPQTTLAYIMRRYQRSSYSVWPVVNAEMLLQRLEGGNDPSTYCLALALCAATMAQLQLVPLMNEDREVDSNLLATECLRLREEIDFRENLDARSVLVSLFLHVYHAKINKRNSAMLFIQEAISSARLLRLDEDGMVTKKWGTDEDVIANRDILFTLLWVSERGYAMHLGLKPSYASPTCLLDRTQASENTHVQGLLEHARLFAAFDDVLIRRSDSNGLSVNTLRETEAALSMLSLGQGDRAATRIADYCITKEWMRMIIWQEALSQHLLSSTSYLELMTFRFPVHVGRDLLRSLQGFSKSDLLPLGRDQLLKCFEIANSLADTVLCTSSILSSFQGFHFGPQDLLHALYQKLLPFLEQDSVLNSILHAKTAEALVKAPARALHFGVNERWSVEEQSNDGIDERLDFANNVRSGISEIHDFSFG, encoded by the exons ATGTCTGGCAGTTGTGGTGTCTCAGCGAATACCCCTGCTGAACCCGTTCCGAGAGACGGTTCTGTTATTGAGAGGAGACCCGATTCGGCGCACCCGTGGAGCCAGACGATTCCTCAGACAACCTTGGCTTACATTATGCGCAGATACCAACGTTCTTCCTACAGTGTTTGGCCAGTGGTCAATGCCGAAATGCTTCTGCAGAGGCTGGAGGGTGGTAATGACCCGAGTACGTACTGCTTGGCTCTGGCGCTTTGCGCAGCaacaatggcacagcttcaACTCGTACCCCTCATGAATGAAGATCGAGAGGTCGACAGTAATCTCTTGGCAACGGAGTGTCTGCGTCTGCGCGAAGAAATAGACTTTAGGGAGAACCTTGATGCGCGCTCTGTGCTTGTCTCGCTGTTCCTACACGTGTACCATGCTAAGATCAATAAGCGAAATTCGGCCATGCTGTTTATACAGGAAGCTATTTCAAGTGCCAGATTGCTGAGGCTAGATGAAGACGGTATGGTAACAAAGAAGTGGGGTACAGATGAGGATGTGATTGCGAACCGCGATATTCTATTTACTCTTCTATGGGTGTCGGAAAG GGGCTATGCTATGCATCTTGGCCTGAAACCGTCTTATGCGAGTCCAACTTGCTTGTTAGACCGGACACAGGCATCTGAGAACACTCACGTGCAGGGCTTGCTTGAGCATGCAAGATTATTCGCGGCCTTTGATGACGTTCTTATCAGAAGAAGTgactcaaatggtctctctgTCAACACTCTAAGGGAGACAGAAGCTGCTTTGTCGATGCTCTCCCTGGGCCAAGGTGATCGGGCGGCCACACGAATAGCAGATTACTGTATCACCAAAGAATGGATGCGGATGATCATTTGGCAAGAGGCTCTATCTCAACACTTACTTTCTTCTACGTCGTATTTGGAGTTGATGACTTTTAGGTTCCCGGTCCATGTCGGCCGGGATCTGCTACGCTCATTACAGGGTTTTTCCAAGTCCGATTTGCTTCCCCTGGGCCGTGATCAG CTTCTGAAGTGCTTTGAGATTGCAAACTCTCTTGCAGACACAGTGTTGTGTACATCTTCCATTCTTTCATCGTTTCAGGGCTTTCACTTTGGCCCTCAAGACTTGTTGCATGCTCTTTATCAGAAGTTATTACCATTTCTGGAACAGGATTCGGTGCTAAATTCAATCCTTCATGCAAAAACCGCTGAGGCATTGGTAAAGGCTCCAGCTCGTGCTTTACATTTTGGTGTGAACGAGAGATGGTCTGTGGAAGAACAGAGCAACGACGGCATTGATGAGCGCCTGGATTTTGCAAATAATGTGAGAAGTGGTATATCGGAGATCCATGACTTTTCATTTGGTTGA
- a CDS encoding zinc-dependent alcohol dehydrogenase (COG:Q;~EggNog:ENOG410PUZU;~InterPro:IPR013154,IPR013149,IPR002328,IPR036291, IPR011032,IPR020843;~PFAM:PF00107,PF08240;~go_function: GO:0008270 - zinc ion binding [Evidence IEA];~go_function: GO:0016491 - oxidoreductase activity [Evidence IEA];~go_process: GO:0055114 - oxidation-reduction process [Evidence IEA]): MAQIPETQTVALVRTLGGNVEFLEKHPVPRAGQNEVLAKVLYTGVCQSDLHTKNGTAAGADGNPITKIKLPHIGGHEGVGRIVAVGPGCGQDLKVGGLVGIRFSSRICRRCEFCLAGTEQYCVKGTNHLHHEDGCFQEYIALDADYLTILPDDLDPSVIGPVLCAGVTAYKAVLNTNVRAGNWLVVVGAGGGLGHLAVQYAKAQGALVIGVDAADKRDFVLRLGAKHFIDFKSTDPAKRVQEITGLGAHTAVVTAGSAKAYAHACDMLRVGGTLSCIGIPMGRPCLETPICSVVIKGLRITGNLVGSLKECLEAVDLVRRGVVVPEIKIREFKDLPQVYDEMEKGDIAGRIVLKIGE, translated from the exons ATGGCACAAATCCCAGAGACCCAGACCGTCGCCCTTGTCCGTACCCTCGGTGGCAATGTCGAGTTCCTCGAGAAGCACCCTGTTCCAAGAGCCGGTCAAAACGAAGTATTGGCTAAAGTACTCTACACGGGAGTCTGCCAAAGTG ACCTGCATACCAAAAATGGTACCGCGGCTGGTGCCGACGGCAACCCTATCACGAAGATCAAGCTTCCACATATTGGTGGACACGAAGGCGTCGGACGTATCGTGGCTGTAGGCCCCGGCTGCGGACAAGACTTGAAAGTGGGAGGACTTGTCGGGATCCGGTTTTCAAGTCGCATCTGCCGACGCTGTGAATTCTGTCTTGCGGGGACGGAGCAGTATTGTGTGAAGGGCACGAATCATTTACATCATGAGGATGGGTGCTTCCAAGAGTATATTGCATTGGATGCGGACTATTTGACCATTCTACCGGATGATCTTGACCCAAGTGTCATTGGGCCGGTGCTTTGTGCGGGAGTCACGGCTTATAAA GCTGTTTTGAACACGAATGTCAGGGCCGGAAACTGGCTGGTCGTCGTGGGCGCTGGAGGTGGGCTTGGTCATTTAGCTG TACAATACGCAAAAGCCCAAGGAGCACTAGTAATCGGGGTcgacgccgcagacaagcGTGACTTTGTTCTCAGGCTCGGTGCTAAACATTTCATCGACTTCAAATCCACTGACCCGGCAAAGCGCGTTCAAGAGATTACTGGACTGGGAGCGCATACGGCAGTGGTCACGGCCggtagtgcaaaagcgtatGCGCATGCGTGTGACATGCTGCGTGTTGGTGGTACGCTGAGCTGTATCGGGATTCCAATGGGGCGCCCGTGCTTGGAAACTCCTATCTGCAGCGTTGTGATCAAGGGTCTACGTATTACTGGTAATCTGGTTGGGTCATTGAAGGAATGCTTGGAAGCGGTAGATTTGGTTCGTAGAGGTGTGGTGGTACCAGAGATCAAGATTCGGGAGTTCAAAGACTTGCCGCAGGTATATGATGAGATGGAGAAGGGTGACATTGCTGGGAGGATCGTGCTGAAGATTGGCGAGTAG
- a CDS encoding transcription factor domain-containing protein (COG:K;~EggNog:ENOG410PVHN;~InterPro:IPR036864,IPR007219,IPR001138;~PFAM:PF00172,PF04082;~TransMembrane:1 (i698-715o);~go_function: GO:0000981 - DNA-binding transcription factor activity, RNA polymerase II-specific [Evidence IEA];~go_function: GO:0003677 - DNA binding [Evidence IEA];~go_function: GO:0008270 - zinc ion binding [Evidence IEA];~go_process: GO:0006351 - transcription, DNA-templated [Evidence IEA];~go_process: GO:0006355 - regulation of transcription, DNA-templated [Evidence IEA]), whose protein sequence is MQPESEKKSKKAPRKHVTTACVPCRESKIRCDGASPHCNNCQRKGKDCKYQHGDDKRKVSLRAATELFSARIDQLYQFIEDHGLEPPLMKPEDEAGMNRVLDTLQIPRKQVQKKSPNSKNKPPVKAQQNVAQSPAQRSPASIPVGTSPLGGQLNQAPESSMPVASSSQNIYSNPSFFPPTGKSPDATNPFSLSSGALNNYSWGFTLPTAESLDTLYANLESAGVNMPAETTSLSPDSLYLSQDIAQQPGVLLEQAQNNGLYDSDSGDEEDEAEKDVIDQISHRIGTLKIAGDGHLRFYGATSNLNLVDVSAAQQRQRPDARTVRHDGQDILNHLRVGQPVDQELEDHLVELYFTWQNTSTYVVDKEMYMIARTKWREEYDDTPFYSEVLTNAMCSIGSAFEARYHPTFITFPKSLSEFFADRAKALLEIELDSPCVATVQALVILSCHEGSSNRDARGWLYSGMSMRLAFDLGLHLDTTCYVDKGDISAFEADVRRVAFWGSYTADHFWGFYLGRPFRLNTGDITVPKPASDIAAEKEGTWYPYGLHAKSEVPPAGLKNPNELISRQFAVLWEIISPVGHILYGCSDISRHDLQRLCYRVTEDLFAWKVNLPSTLQVDLGNDAVPILPHLLMLHMQYHQIVIFTHRPWVSKHYIQPRSPRQGPGYHHARRMCIESSMAVARLLQIYEKHYTFRRMNNQVVAIIFSAALMLLYVTISPGKANNNENGTTRAEMVAYLNLCFRALDELGQSFENAKRTRDFLVSLQRRWQAHMRRSGAKRQMGNRQSSQPPAQGRSEVDPSRKRTRLSVSGHSLPTAAAANNSNSNSANKNQAFAIPTTPPSTQPQSQAQAIPPPLNQTGSEDIDWIRNSDLQLFSEGLANNQFPQIPGNSASYAEASTIPSLADIEPWWESPNGTTTFGGSSL, encoded by the exons ATGCAGCCCGAGTCGGAGAAGAAGTCCAAGAAGGCTCCCCGCAAGCATGTCACCACGGCCTGTGTTCCTTGTCGGGAGAGCAAGATTAGA TGCGACGGAGCTTCCCCGCATTGTAATAATTgccaaagaaaagggaaggatTGCAAATACCAGCATGGCGACGACAAGCGCAA GGTGTCTCTCCGAGCTGCAACGGAGCTGTTCTCCGCACGAATTGACCAGTTATACCAATTTATCGAGGACCATGGGCTAGAACCTCCTCTTATGAAACCTGAGGATGAAGCAGGTATGAATCGAGTACTGGATACTCTTCAGATTCCTCGTAAGCAAGTACAGAAAAAGAGCCCCAACTCGAAGAACAAACCGCCTGTCAAGGCCCAACAAAATGTCGCCCAGTCTCCTGCACAAAGATCCCCTGCGAGTATCCCTGTCGGGACTTCTCCTCTTGGGGGCCAGTTGAATCAAGCGCCTGAATCGAGCATGCCCGTGGCATCGTCGTCTCAGAACATCTATTCGAATCCATCCTTTTTTCCTCCTACAGGGAAAAGCCCAGATGCCACGAACCCTTTCTCGCTGAGCTCGGGGGCTTTGAACAATTACAGCTGGGGCTTTACACTCCCAACCGCCGAGAGCTTGGATACGCTTTACGCCAACTTGGAGAGTGCGGGAGTCAATATGCCAGCGGAAACGACCAGTCTGAGCCCAGATAGTCTGTATTTGAGTCAGGATATTGCTCAGCAACCGGGCGTCCTGCTCGAACAAGCGCAGAACAACGGACTCTATGACAGCGACAGcggcgatgaagaagacgaggCAGAAAAGGATGTGATCGACCAGATCTCGCATCGTATCGGAACGCTGAAGATTGCCGGTGACGGTCATCTACGGTTTTACGGTGCGACCTCAAACCTTAACCTGGTAGATGTGTCTGCGGCGCAACAGCGCCAGCGCCCAGATGCGCGCACAGTCCGTCACGATGGACAAGATATCTTGAATCACCTGCGCGTTGGACAGCCGGTTGATCAGGAGTTGGAGGACCATCTCGTCGAACTCTATTTCACTTGGCAAAACACTAGCACCTACGTGGTTGACAAAGAGATGTATATGATAGCCAGGACAAAATGGAGGGAAGAATATGATGATACGCCGTTCTATTCGGAAGTGCTTACCAACGCGAT GTGTTCCATCGGAAGTGCTTTCGAGGCACGCTACCATCCGACGTTTATCACATTCCCCAAATCTCTATCGGAGTTTTTTGCAGACAGGGCAAAGGCGCTTTTGGAAATCGAGTTGGACTCCCCGTGCGTGGCTACAGTACAGGCCCTTGTCATTTTGAGCTGTCATGAGGGTTCTTCGAACCGTGATGCTCGTGGATGGCTTTACAGTG GAATGTCGATGAGACTTGCTTTCGACCTTGGACTGCATCTTGATACGACATGTTATGTCGACAAAGGGGACATAAGTGCCTTCGAAGCCGATGTGCGTCGAGTGGCTTTCTGGGGAAGCTATACTGCCGACCA TTTCTgggggttctacctagggcGGCCTTTCCGTTTGAATACTGGAGACATCACCGTCCCAAAACCTGCCTCGGACATAGCGGCCGAGAAAGAAGGGACTTGGTATCCTTACGGTCTCCACGCCAAATCAGAAGTGCCTCCTGCTGGATTGAAGAATCCGAATGAATTGATCAGCAGACAATTTGCGGTTCTTTGGGAAATCATATCTCCCGTGGGTCATATTCT CTACGGATGCTCTGATATCTCCAGGCATGATCTGCAAAGGTTGTGTTACAGAGTAACCGAAGACCTGTTTGCTTGGAAAGTGAATCTGCCATCGACATTGCAGGTTGATCTTGGAAACGATGCTGTTCCAATATTGCCTCATCTTTTGATGCTTCA CATGCAATACCATCAAATAGTCATCTTCACCCACCGACCTTGGGTCTCGAAACATTACATCCAGCCGCGCAGTCCGCGCCAAGGACCCGGCTACCACCACGCTCGAAGAATGTGCATAGAATCATCCATGGCCGTCGCCAGACTACTCCAGATCTACGAAAAACACTATACATTCCGCCGCATGAACAACCAGGTCGTCGCCATTATATTTAGCGCCGCCCTTATGCTCCTATACGTCACTATCTCCCCCGGTAAAGCCAATAATAACGAAAACGGAACCACCCGTGCGGAAATGGTTGCATATCTCAACCTCTGCTTCCGTGCGTTAGATGAACTGGGGCAGTCTTTCGAAAACGCGAAGCGCACACGAGACTTCCTGGTTAGTCTCCAACGAAGATGGCAAGCGCATATGCGCAGATCTGGTGCGAAACGTCAAATGGGAAATCGTCAATCATCTCAGCCGCCAGCACAAGGCCGCTCAGAAGTGGACCCGTCGAGAAAAAGGACCCGACTCTCTGTTTCAGGCCACTCTCTTcctactgctgctgctgccaataacagcaacagcaacagtgCCAACAAGAACCAAGCCTTCGCTATCCCCACAACACCACCTTCTACCCAACCACAATCTCAAGCTCAAGCAATACCACCCCCGTTGAACCAGACTGGATCCGAAGACATAGACTGGATCCGCAACTCAGATCTCCAGCTCTTCTCCGAGGGACTGGCGAATAACCAATTCCCCCAAATACCGGGGAATTCGGCCTCGTATGCTGAAGCATCGACGATACCAAGTCTTGCTGATATAGAGCCGTGGTGGGAGTCGCCGAATGGGACTACGACTTTTGGGGGATCGTCGTTGTAG
- the GLO1 gene encoding lactoylglutathione lyase GLO1 (COG:G;~EggNog:ENOG410PHWD;~InterPro:IPR037523,IPR029068,IPR018146,IPR004361, IPR004360;~PFAM:PF13669,PF00903;~go_function: GO:0004462 - lactoylglutathione lyase activity [Evidence IEA];~go_function: GO:0046872 - metal ion binding [Evidence IEA]) — translation MFANRSLPLLRNFSLGVLTPQRSIVQATGTGTYRSLATMASDPSTYKLNHTMLRVKDPKRSVEFYKYLGLSQIQQLDFPENKFSLYFLAYNGPSSLQGDRHWTDRNGVVELTHNYGTESDPNYSVVNGNTEPYRGFGHLAVSVDNIEEACKRLEDAGYAFQKKLTDGRMRNIAFVKDPDGYWVEIIRRRDEDFAAATTDPSTYRLNHTMLRVKSAETSLKFYQEVMGMTLVRTSENKDAGFNLYFLAYPKSNPQLQEDARNPVAEWEGILELTWNYGTEKQEGNVYHNGNTEPQGFGHICISVDDLNAACDRFEGLNVNWKKRLTDGRMRNVAFILDPDNYWIEVIQNETLKRTSNW, via the exons ATGTTTGCCAATCGCTCTTTACCTCTACTAAGAAACTTTTCTCTCGGGGTCCTCACTCCACAAAGATCAATTGTCCAAG CCACAGGAACAGGAACCTATCGTTCTCTCGCAACCATGGCTTCTGACCCGTCTACTTATAAGCTCAACC ACACCATGCTCCGGGTCAAGGACCCGAAGCGCTCGG TGGAGTTCTATAAATACCTCGGCCTCAGCCAGATCCAACAGCTCGACTTCCCCGAGAACAAATTCTCCCTCTACTTCCTTGCATACAACGGCCCCTCGTCGCTTCAGGGTGACCGTCACTGGACGGACCGCAACGGTGTTGTCGAGCTCACTCACAACTACGGCACGGAAAGTGACCCCAACTACAGCGTGGTCAACGGCAACACAGAACCGTACCGCGGATTCGGTCACCTGGCTGTCTCCGTCGACAACATCGAGGAGGCCTGCAAGAGACTCGAGGACGCGGGATACGCGTTCCAGAAGAAGCTCACGGATGGTCGCATGAGGAATATTGCTTTCGTCAAGGATCCCGATGGCTACTGGGTGGAAATCATCCGTCGCCGTGATGAGGATTTCGCGGCTGCCACTACGGACCCCAGCACCTACCGCCTGAACCACACTATGCTCCGGGTTAAGTCAGCTGAGACAAGCTTGAAGTTCTACCAGGAGGTTATGGGTATGACTCTGGTGCGCACCAGTGAGAACAAGGATGCCGGTTTCAACCTCTACTTCCTGGCATACCCCAAGTCCAACCCTCAGCTGCAGGAGGATGCAAGGAACCCTGTCGCTGAGTGGGAGGGTATCCTCGAGTTGACTTGGAACTACGGCACGGAGAAGCAGGAGGGCAACGTTTACCACAATGGCAACACGGAGCCTCAAGGTTTTGGTCACATCT GTATCTCcgttgatgaccttaatgccGCCTGCGATCGCTTCGAGGGCCTGAATGTCAACTGGAAGAAGCGCCTGACCGATGGTCGCATGAGAAACGTGGCGTTCATCCTTGACCCGGACAACTACTGGATTGAGGTGATCCAGAACGAGACGCTCAAGCGCACCAGCAACTGGTAG
- a CDS encoding uncharacterized protein (COG:S;~EggNog:ENOG410PV2G), whose amino-acid sequence MAEFQHPVQPGYFTQKQVDTHEVGFVPYWARSHVQYAQNLLECSDEPIEYDHEDEDYQDNCFFFPEDCSWSPPKDWAIDDNPETETDSTTEGSRTESDYETENDIYIYDDDMIPGLPDIKMLDAEALSDLLEDNLSPPEITSMMVFATNGAVFAHASSFPSRQLRNLSATYGAAYTCYAKTVSSGNLTGVNPASHPSSYITAQSVSLGDVGSIVFELDDSVAVVTRIADKVLLAAIGPSKLPQPQNDDINDDGLIRNRSSNNLHTADTATPDINNNTTTNADALTVNLETQYQIDRSSDLARLESLNLSASPAILLALESKSAALGKFLGQKLADLESPDDF is encoded by the exons atgGCTGAGTTCCAACATCCAGTTCAACCGGGCTACTTCACCCAAAAACAAGTCGATACCCACGAGGTCGGCTTTGTTCCCTACTGGGCTCGCAGCCACGTCCAATACGCCCAGAATCTACTGGAGTGTTCAGACGAACCTATCGAATACGATCACGAGGACGAAGACTATCAGGAcaactgcttcttcttcccggAGGATTGTTCCTGGTCCCCGCCTAAAGACTGGGCTATTGACGATAACCCCGAAACTGAAACCGATAGTACTACTGAAGGCAGTCGTACTGAATCTGACTACGAAACTGAGAACGACATCTACATCTACGACGACGACATGATTCCCGGTCTACCTGACATCAAGATGCTCGATGCAGAGGCGTTGAGCGATCTGCTCGAGGATAACCTCTCCCCGCCAGAAATCACCTCTATGAT GGTTTTTGCAACAAATGGTGCCGTCTTTGCCCACGCATCTTCTTTCCCATCTCGCCAATTGCGCAACCTGAGCGCAACTTACGGCGCTGCCTACACCTGCTATGCCAAAACTGTGTCCAGCGGCAACCTCACCGGTGTGAACCCGGCTAGTCATCCATCTTCCTATATTACCGCACAATCTGTGTCGCTGGGCGATGTGGGCTCTATCGTCTTCGAACTCGATGACTCGGTTGCTGTCGTCACTCGTATCGCGGACAAGGTTCTCTTAGCAGCTATCGGACCATCGAAATTGCCGCAACCACAAAATGACGATATTAATGACGATGGACTCATTAGAAACAGGTCATCAAACAATCTCCACACCGCGGATACCGCTACACCAGACATTAACAACAACACCACTACAAACGCGGACGCCCTAACCGTCAACCTCGAAACACAATATCAAATTGACCGCAGTTCTGACCTTGCCCGTCTCGAAAGCCTGAACCTCTCTGCTTCCCCTGCTATCCTGTTGGCACTGGAGTCGAAATCTGCTGCATTGGGGAAATTCTTAGGTCAGAAGTTGGCAGATTTGGAGAGTCCGGATGATTTTTAG